A genomic region of Rhipicephalus sanguineus isolate Rsan-2018 chromosome 3, BIME_Rsan_1.4, whole genome shotgun sequence contains the following coding sequences:
- the LOC119385703 gene encoding cuticle protein 16.8-like gives MFPVVQVLIVYLVVECHALEHHQPNQAGYVGAGYTGYTDSAAAASYGGYDAYASPPQPYTFGYNNVDEYGNRQFHSEQGDSNNAKTGSYGYRDSNGLYRRVNYVADAYGFRASVDTNEPGTAPGASADAVFNASPVVPPVPSSAVESRAPAAYGTQGPAPYFPGGYGGYGGYGYNSYVGAAGAYGYAPYGRYGGVASGAELGRFPRGGQPPYGYAAAGYGAGYRPDVNGAPVGYGSWPSAHHGFRRR, from the exons ATGTTTCCAGTG GTGCAAGTGCTGATCGTCTACCTGGTCGTTGAATGCCACGCTCTTGAACACCACCAGCCCAACCAAGCTGGTTACGTGGGTGCAGGATACACAGGCTACACTGATTCTGCAGCGGCGGCTTCTTACGGAGGATACGACGCTTACGCTTCT CCGCCTCAGCCGTACACTTTTGGCTACAACAATGTGGACGAGTACGGTAACCGGCAGTTCCACAGCGAGCAGGGTGACTCCAACAATGCCAAGACCGGCTCTTACGGCTACAGAGACTCCAACGGCCTCTATCGACGAGTGAACTACGTGGCCGACGCGTATGGCTTTCGGGCTAGCGTGGACACCAACGAGCCAGGCACCGCACCTGGTGCCAGTGCAGACGCCGTCTTCAACGCTTCGCCAGTCGTCCCACCAGTCCCATCAAGTGCTGTAGAGAGTCGGGCGCCTGCAGCTTACGGCACACAGGGGCCAGCACCGTACTTCCCTGGCGGCTACGGTGGTTACGGCGGATACGGATACAACTCATACGTAGGCGCCGCTGGTGCCTATGGCTACGCCCCCTACGGGCGTTACGGAGGCGTTGCCAGCGGTGCAGAGCTTGGTAGATTCCCCAGAGGCGGCCAACCTCCCTATGGTTACGCTGCCGCTGGCTATGGTGCAGGTTACAGACCTGATGTCAACGGTGCCCCTGTTGGATACGGAAGCTGGCCTTCCGCTCATCACGGATTCCGTCGTCGTTAA